One genomic segment of Synechocystis sp. LKSZ1 includes these proteins:
- a CDS encoding IS4 family transposase yields MISNFPQVVQKHLGHLPKKDYPELDTFKFVSIWLSFVLDQSQTSMRSQFKRLNARGESVDISTFSKASKKRNPKVFKEILKKLKKEVEVSREPEKRELVLFPLDSTVISLTSKLLWRQGHHQVKLFSGINLDTGAPGGIVINFGQGHDSKYGNETIEATPENGVGIMDRGFCSLARIAKLQEEKERYFVLRTKNNISLNMLENGKYEIGSGKEKLEGRVVVFSDREERTEFRLATNLPEEGEGGISNEEIAEFYRLRWQIELLWKFLKMHLKLDRLITKNTNGIEIQIYSCLIGYLMLRLVRIPKEFGESLLDKLRYLQAFMCEKISYVHWLRELVVNC; encoded by the coding sequence ATTATATCAAACTTTCCTCAAGTTGTGCAAAAGCATCTGGGTCACTTGCCCAAAAAGGATTATCCAGAACTGGACACCTTTAAGTTTGTCTCAATTTGGCTAAGTTTCGTGCTAGACCAAAGCCAAACAAGCATGAGAAGTCAATTCAAGAGATTAAACGCGAGAGGAGAGTCAGTAGATATATCGACCTTCTCAAAAGCAAGTAAAAAGCGAAACCCAAAGGTTTTTAAAGAAATATTAAAAAAGCTAAAAAAAGAAGTAGAAGTCTCTCGAGAACCAGAAAAAAGGGAACTGGTTTTGTTTCCACTGGACTCAACAGTGATATCGTTAACGAGCAAATTATTATGGAGACAAGGACATCATCAGGTAAAACTATTTAGTGGGATTAATTTAGACACAGGAGCCCCAGGAGGAATAGTAATTAATTTTGGTCAAGGGCATGATAGTAAATATGGGAATGAAACGATAGAAGCAACGCCAGAGAATGGAGTTGGGATAATGGATAGAGGATTTTGTAGTCTAGCAAGAATAGCAAAACTGCAAGAAGAGAAAGAGCGTTACTTTGTGTTAAGAACAAAGAACAATATAAGCTTAAATATGCTGGAAAATGGAAAGTATGAAATAGGAAGTGGGAAGGAAAAGCTAGAAGGAAGAGTAGTAGTATTTAGTGATAGAGAAGAAAGAACAGAGTTTAGGTTGGCAACAAATTTACCAGAAGAGGGAGAGGGAGGAATAAGTAATGAAGAGATAGCTGAGTTTTATCGATTGCGTTGGCAAATAGAACTATTATGGAAGTTCTTAAAAATGCACTTAAAGTTGGACAGGCTAATCACTAAAAATACAAACGGAATAGAGATTCAGATTTATAGTTGCCTGATTGGATATTTAATGTTGAGATTGGTAAGAATTCCGAAAGAGTTTGGGGAATCTTTATTAGATAAGCTACGGTATTTACAGGCATTTATGTGTGAAAAAATAAGTTATGTACACTGGCTAAGAGAGTTAGTGGTAAATTGTTGA
- a CDS encoding alpha/beta hydrolase, with protein MRFKSSLSIFGFFLFIPLLLLAGLATQIPVSVWGIGYLLGGLTLAFGLTLSPWRTVWLATGTGALTLLLLTVTRVGLGIWEPHPVLEMLTLPSGDSAPWLGYVIDEQDAVIFGETLFHQIGGSSAREHVGIAEALNADYSSLRQVQAVMPSPVLDTYLGLQGAEGFDTIFIKPEANSHPETAVVFLHGFGGNVTAQCWEISRAASRFGALTVCPSTGWQGQWWQPDGEASLRAALRYLTSERGIRNIYLGGFSNGGFGLNRLAPKLTDEKALRGLFFIDGIAKSAEIRALGLPVLVIQGSQDERMPALEAHRIVGEIGNLGTYVEIAGDHFLIMKEPAAVQTALSAWLEKQAGK; from the coding sequence ATGCGATTTAAATCCTCGTTATCCATCTTTGGCTTTTTCCTATTCATTCCCCTGCTTTTGCTGGCCGGTCTAGCGACCCAAATCCCGGTTTCGGTTTGGGGGATTGGATACCTGCTCGGCGGATTAACCCTGGCCTTTGGCCTAACTCTGTCCCCCTGGCGCACTGTCTGGCTGGCGACGGGGACTGGCGCGCTCACCCTTCTCCTGCTTACCGTTACAAGGGTTGGACTCGGCATCTGGGAGCCACACCCCGTGCTGGAGATGCTCACCCTACCTTCGGGAGACAGCGCGCCTTGGCTGGGCTATGTCATTGATGAACAGGATGCGGTGATTTTTGGCGAAACGCTATTCCACCAAATCGGTGGCTCCTCTGCCAGGGAACATGTGGGCATAGCCGAAGCGCTCAACGCTGATTATTCGTCCCTGCGGCAGGTTCAGGCGGTAATGCCCTCACCCGTTCTGGATACCTATCTCGGTTTGCAGGGAGCGGAGGGCTTCGATACCATCTTCATTAAACCGGAAGCTAATTCTCACCCGGAGACGGCGGTCGTTTTTCTGCATGGATTCGGAGGCAACGTGACCGCCCAGTGCTGGGAAATCTCCCGCGCCGCTAGCCGTTTTGGGGCGCTGACGGTTTGTCCCTCCACCGGTTGGCAGGGTCAGTGGTGGCAACCGGACGGCGAAGCCTCCCTACGCGCAGCACTGCGTTATCTCACTTCCGAGCGGGGCATCCGTAATATTTACCTGGGCGGATTCTCCAATGGCGGGTTCGGACTCAACCGCCTAGCACCCAAACTGACCGATGAAAAAGCCCTGCGCGGTTTGTTTTTCATCGACGGTATCGCCAAAAGCGCGGAAATTCGCGCACTGGGACTGCCTGTGCTGGTTATCCAGGGCAGTCAGGATGAGCGCATGCCAGCCCTCGAAGCGCACCGCATTGTTGGTGAGATTGGCAATTTGGGAACTTATGTGGAAATTGCCGGCGACCACTTTCTGATTATGAAAGAACCGGCTGCCGTTCAAACGGCCTTGTCCGCCTGGCTCGAAAAACAAGCCGGTAAATAA
- a CDS encoding transposase, whose protein sequence is MPPLSMELRERIILAYEKGNTSIRKVAEQFHVSKTTVHDLIVLKRTTGQLMPKPPSGGKPSRLMGTEAQAIAMVGKHPDYTLSEYCELWLERTGIDMSESTMCTFLKRLKLTRKKN, encoded by the coding sequence ATGCCTCCTCTATCCATGGAGCTTCGAGAGAGAATTATCCTTGCCTACGAAAAAGGTAATACTTCCATCAGAAAGGTCGCTGAGCAGTTTCATGTCAGCAAAACCACCGTCCATGACCTTATCGTCTTAAAACGCACCACTGGGCAACTGATGCCCAAGCCACCTAGTGGAGGTAAGCCCAGTCGCCTCATGGGCACCGAAGCCCAAGCGATTGCCATGGTAGGCAAACATCCCGATTACACTCTGAGCGAGTATTGTGAGCTTTGGCTAGAGCGAACGGGTATCGATATGAGCGAAAGTACCATGTGTACCTTTTTGAAGCGCCTGAAATTAACTCGTAAAAAAAACTAA
- a CDS encoding nuclear transport factor 2 family protein, translating into MLTQEQANQFASHWIQAWNSHDLDEILTHYAEDVVLVSPVAVKILNDSFGTVQGKAALRDYFKKGLEVYPDLKFELLDVMWGIFSVVVYYINQKGLKAGELMELSSTGKITKVIANYNG; encoded by the coding sequence ATGTTAACCCAAGAACAGGCAAACCAATTTGCTTCTCATTGGATTCAAGCTTGGAATTCTCATGACCTCGATGAAATCTTGACTCACTATGCGGAGGATGTGGTTTTGGTCTCTCCGGTTGCAGTAAAAATTCTGAATGATTCGTTCGGGACAGTTCAGGGTAAAGCAGCACTCAGGGATTATTTCAAGAAGGGGCTTGAAGTTTATCCTGACCTCAAATTTGAGCTTCTCGATGTGATGTGGGGAATATTCAGTGTTGTTGTTTATTACATCAATCAAAAAGGTCTAAAAGCAGGTGAATTGATGGAATTAAGTTCAACCGGAAAAATTACAAAAGTAATCGCAAATTACAATGGGTAA
- a CDS encoding cupin domain-containing protein yields the protein MNQSPISARAVPAILGQTNYPEPFASQVRGRLKRKLGDYFRLTQFGINLTHLSPGSVSALVHSHSKQDEFILILEGSPTLILGDQEYLLSSGDCYGFKAGTGIAHQLVNRSQEIVTYLEIGDRTPGDEVEYPNDDLKAAQSINGKWIFTHKDDLPY from the coding sequence ATGAATCAATCTCCCATTTCAGCCCGTGCGGTTCCTGCAATATTGGGACAGACAAATTATCCAGAACCCTTTGCGTCGCAGGTCAGAGGACGACTGAAACGCAAACTGGGCGACTATTTCAGGCTGACACAGTTCGGGATCAATCTGACTCACCTTTCGCCAGGCTCTGTGTCTGCCCTGGTTCACAGTCACTCTAAGCAAGATGAATTTATCTTGATTCTGGAAGGGTCTCCAACATTGATACTGGGAGACCAGGAATATTTACTAAGTTCAGGCGATTGCTATGGCTTTAAAGCAGGGACAGGGATAGCGCATCAACTAGTCAATCGCTCGCAAGAAATAGTGACTTACCTGGAGATTGGAGATCGCACTCCAGGCGATGAAGTTGAGTACCCAAACGATGATCTCAAAGCAGCACAATCTATCAACGGCAAATGGATATTCACACACAAAGACGACCTTCCGTACTAA
- a CDS encoding antibiotic biosynthesis monooxygenase yields the protein MHYTLIIHEVEDYLAWKQVFDQAVSIRKQAGELSYQVLRDEREPNKIVHFSVWTSTTDARAFFESPELVEIRAKAGVKSPNSSICIS from the coding sequence ATGCACTACACTTTAATCATTCACGAAGTCGAAGATTATCTAGCTTGGAAACAAGTATTTGATCAAGCGGTATCGATTCGCAAGCAAGCGGGGGAACTTTCCTATCAAGTACTACGCGACGAGCGTGAGCCAAATAAGATTGTACATTTCTCGGTCTGGACTTCGACGACAGATGCACGGGCATTTTTTGAATCGCCTGAACTCGTCGAAATTCGAGCTAAAGCAGGTGTGAAGTCCCCGAATTCATCTATCTGCATCAGTTAG
- a CDS encoding helix-turn-helix domain-containing protein, giving the protein MPDLNHLDSQREQELNKALEALHFAFRSVAAKPDAILAEQGLSRVHHRILYFVGRHPGLSVNELLAMLRVSKQSLNAPLRQLTKLGLIEAQTDPLDRRIKQLALTQAGLDLEKQLSGDQRQRFTKVFDIVGQEGEATWHQIMKLLAEDLSSDQMD; this is encoded by the coding sequence ATGCCTGACCTAAATCATCTCGACTCTCAACGGGAGCAAGAACTCAACAAGGCTCTGGAAGCCCTGCATTTCGCGTTTCGTTCTGTGGCCGCAAAACCAGATGCCATCCTTGCGGAGCAGGGGCTTTCGCGAGTGCATCATCGAATTTTGTATTTTGTGGGTCGTCATCCAGGCTTAAGCGTGAATGAACTGCTAGCAATGCTGAGAGTCAGCAAGCAGTCCTTAAATGCTCCATTACGGCAATTGACGAAATTAGGGTTAATTGAAGCACAGACTGACCCCCTCGATCGTCGCATCAAGCAATTGGCGCTGACCCAAGCGGGATTAGATCTGGAGAAACAATTATCTGGGGATCAGCGACAACGGTTTACTAAGGTGTTTGACATTGTTGGGCAAGAGGGTGAGGCGACCTGGCATCAAATTATGAAGCTGTTAGCAGAGGATCTATCGTCCGATCAGATGGACTAA
- a CDS encoding recombinase family protein: MKLVGYCRVSTEGQEDNTSLESQRKRIEAYCKAFGHELAHLFVEVGSGKNTTNRPQFQQAMAMVANEADGIVALKLDRIARNCRDVLALVEDVLQPKNKALVLLDLNVDTSTPTGKMILTMMAAVAELERAQINERTQGGRRAKARKGGYAYGAPKFGTTAQDGELVADDSEQEVIALIRRHRRSGKSYGKITEYLNNQGIASKRGGQWQAMTVKRVLDRRAG, from the coding sequence ATGAAATTGGTTGGCTATTGTCGAGTTAGCACTGAAGGACAAGAGGATAACACCTCTCTGGAGAGCCAGCGGAAACGGATAGAGGCCTACTGTAAGGCCTTTGGCCATGAGCTGGCCCATCTGTTTGTCGAGGTCGGCTCGGGCAAGAATACCACCAACCGTCCCCAGTTCCAACAGGCGATGGCGATGGTGGCCAATGAGGCTGACGGGATAGTGGCCCTCAAGTTAGACCGCATCGCCCGTAATTGCCGCGATGTCTTGGCCCTGGTGGAAGATGTCCTACAGCCTAAGAATAAGGCCCTGGTCTTGCTCGACCTTAATGTGGATACCTCGACCCCGACCGGCAAGATGATTTTGACGATGATGGCGGCGGTGGCCGAGTTAGAACGGGCCCAGATTAATGAACGTACCCAAGGCGGCCGCAGGGCCAAGGCCCGCAAGGGCGGTTATGCTTACGGCGCTCCTAAGTTTGGGACAACGGCTCAGGATGGAGAACTGGTGGCAGATGACTCAGAGCAAGAGGTCATTGCCCTAATCCGTCGTCATCGTCGCTCTGGCAAGTCCTATGGCAAGATAACAGAGTATCTGAATAATCAGGGCATAGCCAGCAAGCGCGGCGGTCAATGGCAGGCCATGACGGTCAAAAGAGTTTTGGATAGAAGGGCAGGATAG
- a CDS encoding TetR/AcrR family transcriptional regulator: protein MSRTNRNVELTRELLLKAAITVFSTDGYVGATTREIARVAGVSEVTLFRHFQSKERLLSAVAQHITALWMEAFTHQNKWTYNLNDDLLKYAKLHDDILEEHEALFRMFIGEAHRHPADALRVLQESFLPLREKLILYLQTGVEKCCVRSDVNLPMAVDQLTGMLLSGMIRRHVIPFERGYSHQEYIQECVNLFVRGIAISNFSVGQTPFLAPILPRN, encoded by the coding sequence ATGAGCCGAACGAATCGAAATGTAGAATTGACTCGTGAGCTTTTATTGAAAGCCGCGATCACCGTTTTCTCTACTGATGGCTATGTGGGAGCAACAACCCGTGAAATTGCTCGTGTTGCAGGGGTGAGCGAAGTCACCTTATTTCGTCACTTTCAGAGCAAAGAGCGACTACTGAGTGCCGTTGCCCAACATATCACTGCCCTATGGATGGAGGCCTTCACCCATCAAAATAAGTGGACTTATAACCTCAATGACGATCTATTGAAATATGCCAAGCTCCACGACGACATTTTGGAAGAGCATGAAGCTTTATTCCGAATGTTTATTGGTGAAGCCCATCGGCATCCAGCAGACGCATTAAGAGTTCTTCAGGAATCATTTCTACCATTGCGAGAAAAACTTATTCTTTATTTACAAACAGGGGTTGAAAAGTGCTGTGTTCGTTCCGATGTTAATTTGCCGATGGCAGTAGATCAATTAACAGGAATGCTTTTATCTGGCATGATTCGCCGACATGTTATTCCATTTGAACGCGGTTATAGCCACCAAGAATATATTCAAGAATGTGTCAATTTATTTGTAAGAGGCATTGCAATATCTAATTTTTCTGTTGGGCAGACTCCATTTTTAGCACCAATATTGCCGAGAAATTAA
- a CDS encoding HlyD family secretion protein, translating to MKRSQTQHHPRKVSETNIQSLQKMEESNLQSSTHAQPKIYATGHQLQAISNEQGTRSPNSLESKELVLNTEKNDSLGSNGNKLTVNQVREEPKSLSDQQEAEEPSKNLGQKIRRVLFLTVGLIALITGPVFAQRWWQFQTSHVSTDNAQIKGHLSPISAKISGTIEKVLVNDGDYVKAGQTLFVLQDQDLDFKIQQAEANLAGALAQLRAAKDSVTVVRQTNPTQVQQAQSNVAAKEAAAIAAQANINQALAKVDISQASVAQAQTSLTKAQADFHRYNFLYKEGAVSAQELDTARAARENAQSEVIAAKKGVAQAQAEVKNAQAEFQHSRAEVEAAKGQVIERRVSGQNVIIQTDQKKQAQAQVEQSKAALALARQQIIYTKVKAPINGYVGQLTAQVGQKVQAQQPVLSVVPLQTDEIYVDANFKETALGRLRIGEEAQVEVDAYPGEIFKAKVAGISPATGASFAIIPPDNATGNFNKIVQWVPVRLVFMPNADPEHKLKPGLSVKVTVDTPTGKQAISNRSQH from the coding sequence ATGAAACGCTCTCAAACACAACATCATCCTAGAAAAGTCAGTGAAACTAATATTCAGTCTCTACAAAAAATGGAAGAGTCGAATCTTCAATCATCAACCCATGCCCAACCCAAAATTTATGCCACTGGGCATCAACTCCAAGCAATATCGAATGAACAAGGGACAAGATCGCCAAATTCTCTTGAATCCAAAGAACTCGTTCTCAATACTGAAAAAAATGATTCTCTAGGCTCAAATGGTAATAAGTTAACCGTTAATCAAGTCAGAGAAGAACCGAAATCCTTGAGTGATCAACAAGAGGCAGAAGAGCCATCAAAAAACCTAGGTCAAAAAATTCGACGGGTATTATTTTTAACCGTTGGCCTCATCGCACTAATAACGGGTCCTGTCTTTGCACAACGGTGGTGGCAATTCCAAACTTCTCATGTATCAACGGATAATGCTCAAATTAAAGGTCATCTTTCCCCGATTTCTGCCAAAATTTCAGGAACGATAGAAAAAGTATTGGTTAATGATGGAGATTATGTCAAAGCAGGGCAGACGCTCTTTGTTTTACAAGACCAAGATTTGGATTTTAAAATTCAACAGGCAGAAGCGAATTTAGCTGGAGCTTTAGCACAATTGAGAGCGGCCAAAGATTCTGTCACGGTGGTTCGTCAAACCAATCCAACCCAGGTTCAGCAAGCTCAATCAAATGTTGCCGCTAAGGAAGCCGCCGCGATCGCCGCCCAAGCCAATATCAATCAAGCTCTGGCAAAGGTTGACATCAGCCAGGCTAGTGTCGCTCAAGCACAAACATCTCTCACCAAAGCTCAGGCAGATTTTCATCGTTACAACTTTTTATACAAAGAAGGAGCCGTTTCAGCGCAGGAGTTAGATACAGCAAGGGCCGCTAGAGAGAATGCCCAAAGTGAAGTGATCGCTGCTAAGAAAGGTGTGGCTCAAGCGCAAGCTGAGGTCAAAAATGCTCAGGCTGAATTCCAACATTCACGGGCCGAAGTTGAAGCAGCAAAAGGACAAGTTATTGAAAGAAGGGTTTCTGGACAGAATGTCATTATTCAAACAGACCAAAAAAAGCAAGCTCAGGCTCAAGTTGAACAGTCTAAAGCCGCATTAGCTCTGGCTCGTCAGCAAATTATTTACACAAAGGTTAAAGCCCCTATTAACGGTTATGTCGGACAGTTGACGGCCCAAGTCGGTCAAAAAGTCCAAGCTCAACAGCCGGTGCTATCGGTCGTTCCCTTACAAACCGATGAAATTTATGTGGATGCCAATTTTAAAGAGACGGCATTAGGTCGATTGCGGATTGGAGAGGAAGCTCAAGTGGAGGTAGATGCTTACCCTGGTGAAATTTTTAAGGCCAAAGTTGCTGGTATCAGTCCCGCTACAGGAGCTAGTTTTGCCATTATTCCCCCCGATAATGCGACGGGGAACTTTAACAAAATTGTGCAATGGGTTCCCGTTCGGCTGGTATTTATGCCCAATGCTGATCCAGAACATAAACTTAAACCTGGCTTAAGCGTGAAGGTGACAGTCGATACTCCCACAGGAAAACAGGCTATATCAAATCGTTCACAGCATTAA
- a CDS encoding DHA2 family efflux MFS transporter permease subunit, translating to MTASLGAILEVIDTSIVNVALTDMQATLGATVTEIGWVVTGYAIANVVLIPLSAWLGDVFGKKSYFVFSMIGFTAASVLCGLSINLSMLIIARILQGLCGGGLLAKAQAILFETFPPAEQGFAQSIFGVGVIAGPAIGPTLGGYLTDTLGWRWIFFINLPVGILATMMAIAFLRPDLKKSPQTQQKVDWTGIILLCIAVGSLQAFLEQGEQDGWFESHWITSLALIAGIGLILFIWRELSTNAPAVDLRVLRHKSLAAGSLYSGILGMGLYGALFAVPLFTQSVLGFSATQTGWLLAPGALASAMMMILLGKISTKIDARILIGLGAVGTTSVMFALAKITPQTGTDNLFWPLILRGATTVLMFLPLTLATLGSIPKEDVSAGSGFYNLSRQLGGSIGIALLTTLLTQREAFHRAILLAKLTPYDPETNQRLQVLTGLFQSHGSDAVTAHQQAIASLSQLVNTQAAILSYADIFRFVGIVFLCSLPLLIFLGKGGIRAKAPVAH from the coding sequence TTGACGGCCTCTTTGGGCGCAATTTTAGAAGTGATTGATACCAGTATTGTGAACGTTGCGCTGACGGATATGCAGGCGACTTTAGGGGCTACGGTCACTGAAATTGGTTGGGTTGTTACTGGTTACGCGATCGCCAATGTCGTCTTAATTCCCCTTTCTGCTTGGCTGGGCGATGTTTTTGGGAAAAAATCCTATTTTGTTTTCTCGATGATCGGATTTACCGCCGCTTCAGTGCTATGTGGTTTATCAATTAACCTATCAATGCTGATTATTGCTCGCATTCTTCAAGGTTTATGTGGTGGTGGACTCCTGGCCAAAGCCCAAGCAATTCTCTTTGAAACCTTTCCGCCAGCAGAACAGGGATTCGCTCAATCAATCTTTGGTGTTGGGGTGATTGCAGGGCCGGCGATTGGGCCCACTCTGGGGGGCTATCTGACCGATACCTTAGGTTGGCGTTGGATTTTCTTTATCAACTTACCAGTGGGAATCTTGGCAACAATGATGGCGATCGCCTTCTTGAGACCCGATCTTAAAAAATCCCCTCAAACCCAACAGAAGGTGGACTGGACTGGAATTATCTTGCTCTGTATTGCAGTTGGCAGTTTACAGGCTTTTTTAGAACAAGGAGAACAGGATGGTTGGTTTGAATCTCATTGGATTACAAGTTTGGCGCTCATCGCAGGAATTGGACTGATTTTATTTATTTGGCGGGAACTGAGCACGAACGCTCCTGCCGTTGATCTGCGAGTATTACGACATAAATCTTTAGCCGCAGGAAGCCTCTATTCTGGCATTTTAGGCATGGGACTTTATGGAGCCTTATTTGCTGTTCCCTTGTTTACCCAAAGTGTCTTAGGATTTTCAGCCACTCAAACGGGATGGTTACTCGCTCCAGGGGCCTTAGCTTCTGCCATGATGATGATTTTATTAGGCAAAATTTCAACCAAAATAGATGCCCGTATTTTAATCGGACTAGGAGCCGTTGGCACGACGAGCGTGATGTTCGCCCTAGCAAAAATTACGCCTCAAACGGGAACCGATAATTTATTTTGGCCATTGATTTTGCGGGGAGCAACGACAGTCTTAATGTTTTTGCCGTTAACTTTAGCCACACTCGGTTCCATTCCAAAGGAAGATGTTTCGGCTGGCTCAGGTTTCTATAACTTAAGCCGTCAATTAGGAGGTAGCATTGGCATCGCTCTTTTGACTACCCTACTGACCCAACGAGAGGCTTTTCATCGCGCCATTTTGTTAGCAAAGTTAACACCTTACGATCCCGAAACTAACCAACGACTTCAAGTTTTGACAGGATTATTTCAAAGTCATGGTTCTGACGCTGTTACGGCCCATCAACAGGCGATCGCCTCACTGTCTCAACTGGTCAATACCCAAGCAGCAATTTTATCCTATGCAGATATTTTTCGCTTTGTTGGTATTGTCTTTCTCTGCTCATTACCCTTGTTAATCTTTCTCGGTAAAGGAGGCATTAGAGCCAAAGCACCTGTGGCTCATTAG
- a CDS encoding DUF5615 family PIN-like protein has protein sequence MAIALYMDVHVSQAITEQLRRRGIDVLTAFEDRTTELPDDQLLVRVTELKRVLFTQDIRFRVLAETWQIKGKQFSGLIFGHQLGGTIGQFVKDLELIAKASEPDEWINAVEYIPFK, from the coding sequence ATGGCTATTGCTTTATACATGGATGTTCATGTTTCTCAAGCGATTACCGAGCAGTTGCGTCGCCGAGGCATAGACGTATTGACGGCATTTGAGGACAGAACTACGGAATTGCCTGACGATCAGCTTTTAGTAAGAGTGACTGAGCTTAAGCGTGTTCTCTTTACCCAAGATATTCGCTTTAGAGTTTTAGCCGAAACTTGGCAGATAAAAGGTAAACAGTTTTCAGGCTTGATTTTTGGTCATCAACTTGGAGGTACGATTGGTCAATTTGTTAAGGATTTAGAACTGATTGCTAAAGCTTCTGAACCTGACGAATGGATCAACGCGGTTGAATATATCCCGTTCAAGTGA
- a CDS encoding DUF433 domain-containing protein — protein sequence MLTLSYPHIEKSDHQSARLQRLPRIRIAQIVMDYIAYGWSVEEICRQHLYLTLAEAHAAMGYYFDHQEEIDQEIRQEWQQVQENMTQAVKSPFYIRMKAKGLL from the coding sequence ATGTTAACCCTCAGTTATCCACACATCGAAAAAAGTGACCATCAGTCCGCACGTTTGCAACGCTTGCCGCGCATTAGAATTGCCCAAATTGTCATGGACTATATTGCCTATGGTTGGTCAGTAGAGGAAATATGTCGTCAGCACCTTTACTTAACCCTAGCCGAAGCTCATGCAGCAATGGGCTACTATTTTGACCACCAAGAAGAAATTGACCAAGAAATCAGGCAAGAATGGCAGCAAGTTCAAGAAAATATGACTCAAGCCGTCAAGTCCCCTTTCTACATTCGTATGAAAGCTAAGGGACTACTGTAA